One Kitasatospora sp. NBC_01266 genomic window carries:
- a CDS encoding ATP-grasp domain-containing protein: MSKPVVVIVEPYSSGNMYAPALRRAGFSTCGITLRSAAPLAASFRAADFDHHLEYGADDAAPITPQLLDPVLDRLRELAPVAVLPGEQHGVRLADRLAAELTPDRANLPELAAARWHKGEMYAAVAAAGLPVVEGLCTRDPDQVADWLRASGLTGRDLVVKPANASGTDGVTLHPRGAGWRAAVSGLAGSVSRHGIQLTDVVVQEHVTGVEYAVDTFSHDGAHTVTDIVRYRKRSTGGRMAIYESMEFVPFDAPGHAELLRYTERVLDALGVRFGVAHTEVMVTDRGPLLMEVNARPPGGAQPWACQLATGDNLIDRAVRYLGGQAAIRPDYDLEMTVLVVFFAVRSAGRISGIDGLNAITELPSCCHLKINVADGDEVPETLDLMDAHKLGVAVLAHPDPAQVRADHLEVRRIASRVGRPGGFTIDPVPVAP; the protein is encoded by the coding sequence GTGAGCAAGCCCGTCGTGGTCATCGTCGAGCCCTACTCCTCGGGCAACATGTACGCACCCGCGCTGCGCCGGGCCGGCTTCTCGACCTGCGGGATCACGCTGCGGTCGGCCGCCCCGCTGGCCGCCTCGTTCCGGGCCGCGGACTTCGACCACCACCTCGAGTACGGCGCCGACGACGCCGCACCGATCACCCCGCAGCTGCTCGACCCGGTGCTGGACCGGCTGCGCGAGCTGGCGCCGGTCGCGGTCCTCCCGGGCGAGCAGCACGGCGTGCGGCTCGCCGACCGGCTGGCCGCCGAGCTCACCCCGGACCGCGCGAACCTGCCCGAACTCGCGGCCGCCCGCTGGCACAAGGGGGAGATGTACGCCGCCGTGGCCGCCGCCGGACTGCCGGTCGTCGAGGGCCTGTGCACCCGCGATCCGGACCAGGTGGCCGACTGGCTGCGCGCCAGCGGCCTGACCGGGCGTGACCTCGTGGTCAAGCCCGCCAACGCCTCCGGCACCGACGGCGTGACCCTGCACCCGCGCGGGGCCGGCTGGCGCGCTGCCGTCAGCGGCCTGGCCGGCTCGGTCAGCCGCCACGGGATCCAGCTCACCGACGTGGTCGTGCAGGAGCACGTCACCGGCGTCGAGTACGCGGTGGACACCTTCAGCCACGACGGCGCGCACACCGTGACCGACATCGTCCGGTACCGCAAGCGGTCCACCGGCGGCCGGATGGCGATCTACGAGAGCATGGAGTTCGTGCCGTTCGACGCGCCCGGCCACGCCGAACTGCTGCGGTACACCGAGCGGGTGCTCGACGCGCTCGGCGTGCGGTTCGGCGTCGCGCACACCGAGGTCATGGTCACCGACCGCGGGCCGCTGCTGATGGAGGTGAACGCCCGGCCGCCGGGCGGCGCGCAGCCGTGGGCCTGCCAGCTGGCCACCGGCGACAACCTCATCGACCGCGCGGTGCGGTACCTGGGCGGGCAGGCCGCGATCCGCCCCGACTACGACCTGGAGATGACCGTCCTGGTGGTCTTCTTCGCGGTCCGCTCGGCCGGGCGGATCAGCGGGATCGACGGCCTGAACGCCATCACCGAGCTGCCGAGTTGCTGCCATCTCAAGATCAACGTCGCGGACGGGGACGAGGTGCCCGAGACCCTGGACCTGATGGACGCGCACAAGCTCGGCGTGGCGGTGCTCGCCCATCCCGATCCGGCCCAGGTCCGGGCCGACCACCTCGAAGTGCGGCGGATCGCCTCCCGGGTCGGGCGGCCCGGCGGATTCACGATCGACCCGGTCCCGGTGGCGCCGTGA
- a CDS encoding MbtH family protein, with product MNPFDDPEASYVVLVNEEGQFSLWPEFAGIPDGWRIARPAAARTTCIEFINENWTDMRPASLVRESETTAS from the coding sequence ATGAATCCGTTCGATGATCCTGAAGCCAGCTATGTGGTGCTGGTCAACGAAGAGGGCCAGTTCTCCCTCTGGCCCGAGTTCGCCGGAATTCCGGACGGCTGGCGGATCGCCCGTCCAGCTGCGGCCCGGACGACCTGCATCGAGTTCATCAATGAGAATTGGACGGACATGAGGCCGGCGAGCCTGGTGCGGGAGAGCGAAACCACCGCGTCCTAG
- a CDS encoding condensation domain-containing protein — MAAAPLSFAQERLWFLNQVEGLSAAHNSAETFRLSGPLSAGALEAALGDVAVRHEVLRTVFPMGEGGPYQRVLPAAQGRPALVVAEPGERELAAAVAEVAGRGFDLTVDPPLRAWLFVAGPAEHVLVVVFHHIAWDAWSAGPFWQALAQAYQARLAGAEPRWDPLRVQYAQYAVWQRAVLGDEDDPQSAMSRHLAYWRAELAALPESLELPVDRPRPPVPSRVIGTVPFRVPAGLHGGLHELARDCGATMFMVLHAAIVALLTRLGAGTDIPLRATVADRPDDALGELVGFFVNTLVLRVDTAGNPSFRGLLGRVRDTDLAAYEHQDLPFEKVVHALNPERSLDRHPLCQVAIACYDGLENELRLKDVRARHESIDTNSGVLDLIFDLNQLRAADGGPGGIEGTLAYAVDLFDRQTAALLTRSLVLLLEAVVAAPDAPIDRADLGFPPERTRPLPQRGTAAPASAQRGTAATAAAAPGAEPSPPAEQGARTPLEETLCGLFAEVLDRTPVRAQDDFFLLGGHSLAATRLVSRIRSVLGVRFGLREFFDEPTVAGVARRIGAAARPDPLPPISRRRAGPAGGAATADQDG; from the coding sequence ATGGCTGCGGCACCGCTGTCGTTCGCGCAGGAGCGGTTGTGGTTCCTGAACCAGGTGGAGGGCCTGTCGGCGGCGCACAACTCGGCGGAGACGTTCCGGTTGTCCGGTCCGCTGAGCGCCGGGGCGCTGGAGGCGGCGCTCGGGGACGTGGCGGTGCGGCACGAGGTCCTGCGCACGGTCTTCCCGATGGGCGAAGGCGGCCCGTACCAGCGGGTGCTGCCGGCGGCGCAGGGCCGGCCGGCCCTGGTGGTGGCCGAGCCGGGTGAGCGGGAGCTGGCTGCGGCGGTGGCCGAGGTGGCCGGGCGGGGTTTCGACCTGACGGTGGATCCGCCCCTGCGTGCCTGGCTGTTCGTCGCCGGGCCGGCCGAACACGTGCTGGTGGTGGTGTTCCATCACATCGCGTGGGACGCCTGGTCGGCGGGGCCGTTCTGGCAGGCGCTGGCCCAGGCCTACCAGGCCCGGCTCGCGGGCGCCGAGCCGCGCTGGGACCCGCTGCGGGTCCAGTACGCGCAGTACGCGGTGTGGCAGCGCGCGGTGCTCGGCGACGAGGACGATCCGCAGAGCGCGATGTCCCGGCACCTGGCCTACTGGCGGGCCGAACTCGCCGCACTGCCCGAGTCGTTGGAGCTCCCCGTCGACCGTCCCCGGCCGCCGGTCCCCAGCCGGGTGATCGGCACGGTGCCGTTCCGGGTGCCGGCCGGGCTGCACGGCGGGCTGCACGAGCTGGCCCGGGACTGCGGGGCCACCATGTTCATGGTGCTGCACGCGGCGATCGTCGCGCTGCTGACCCGGTTGGGGGCCGGGACGGACATACCGCTGCGCGCCACGGTGGCCGACCGCCCCGACGACGCCCTCGGCGAGCTGGTCGGCTTCTTCGTGAACACCCTGGTGCTGCGGGTCGACACGGCCGGCAACCCGAGCTTCCGCGGGCTGCTGGGCCGCGTCCGGGACACCGACCTGGCCGCCTACGAGCACCAGGACCTCCCGTTCGAGAAGGTCGTGCACGCGCTCAACCCGGAACGCTCCCTCGACCGCCACCCGCTCTGCCAGGTCGCGATCGCCTGCTACGACGGGTTGGAGAACGAGCTGCGGCTGAAGGACGTCCGAGCCCGGCACGAGAGCATCGACACCAACTCCGGGGTGCTGGACCTCATCTTCGACCTGAACCAGCTCCGCGCCGCTGACGGTGGGCCGGGCGGCATCGAGGGCACCCTGGCCTACGCCGTGGACCTGTTCGACCGGCAGACCGCGGCCCTGCTGACCCGGAGCCTGGTGCTGCTGCTCGAAGCCGTGGTCGCGGCGCCCGACGCGCCGATCGACCGGGCCGACCTCGGGTTCCCGCCGGAGCGGACCCGGCCGCTGCCGCAGCGCGGTACGGCCGCACCGGCGTCGGCGCAGCGCGGTACGGCCGCGACGGCAGCGGCGGCGCCCGGCGCCGAGCCGTCCCCGCCGGCGGAGCAGGGGGCGCGCACGCCGCTCGAGGAGACCCTGTGCGGCCTGTTCGCCGAGGTCCTCGACCGGACGCCGGTGCGCGCCCAGGACGACTTCTTCCTGCTCGGCGGGCACTCGCTGGCGGCGACCCGGCTGGTCAGCCGGATCCGTTCGGTGCTCGGCGTCCGCTTCGGGCTCCGCGAGTTCTTCGACGAACCCACCGTGGCGGGAGTCGCCCGCAGGATCGGCGCCGCCGCCCGGCCGGATCCGCTGCCGCCGATCTCCCGTCGGCGCGCGGGCCCGGCCGGTGGCGCTGCGACGGCTGACCAGGATGGATAG